Proteins from a single region of Solanum stenotomum isolate F172 unplaced genomic scaffold, ASM1918654v1 scaffold6463, whole genome shotgun sequence:
- the LOC125852883 gene encoding serine carboxypeptidase-like 11, which translates to MSSNNLLLFLLLLFLQLQQQQAASHSTIEYLPGLQGRLPFPLETGYVGIGKDEEVQLFYYFLESESEPTTDPLLVWLSGGPGCCSVIAIVNEIGPLRFVEQVYNGSMPSFVLNPHAWTKIANIVFLDQPVNTGFSYATNSAAYKYTDVQACEYVDEFLRKWLSDHPQYISNQFYISGNSYAGTIIPVIAQLILNGNAAGKEPLDNLEGYLLGNPITIRLEDYNYHIPFCHGMGLVSDELYKSLEKNCGGEYTNIDTNNTGCTNDFQNFEQIVSNINVEHVLKPFCKNDDDLRSPYQMSGERRLLDDKLISLQHEDKCASDWRKHMRYWANDLEVQEALHVRKGIIGSWIKCRKDIGRGSHHNYTFTIDDVIPYHANLSTKGYRSLIYSGDHDYMESFQSTQAWIKSLNYSIVDDWRQWNTNNQVAGYTRSYSNKMTYATLKGSGHTACTDKPEECFAMFKRWISHNPL; encoded by the exons ATGAGTAGCAATAATTTGctgctttttcttcttcttctttttcttcaacttcaacaacaacaagctGCTTCGCATTCTACGATTGAGTATCTTCCCGGTTTGCAGGGCCGTCTCCCCTTTCCTCTAGAGACCGG gTATGTTGGAATTGGTAAAGATGAGGAGGTGCAACTTTTCTACTATTTTTTGGAATCAGAATCCGAGCCTACAACCGATCCTCTCTTGGTTTGGCTATCTGGTGGTCCGGGTTGCTGTTCTGTCATTGCCATTGTTAATGAGATag gaCCACTCCGTTTCGTGGAACAAGTCTACAATGGGAGCATGCCCTCGTTTGTACTAAACCCACACGCATGGACAAAA ATAGCAAATATAGTATTTTTGGATCAGCCAGTAAATACTGGATTCTCATATGCAACAAATTCAGCTGCATATAAGTACACTGATGTACAAGCATGTGAATATGTCGATGAATTTCTAAGAAAG tggCTCAGTGATCATCCACAATACATCTCAAATCAATTTTACATTTCTGGAAACTCATATGCTGGCACGATTATTCCAGTTATAGCCCAATTGATATTGAATG GAAATGCAGCAGGAAAAGAGCCATTGGATAATCTTGAG GGATATTTACTTGGCAATCCTATAACAATTCGTCTTGAAGATTACAATTACCATATACCTTTTTGCCATGGCATGGGACTTGTATCTGATGAACTTTATAAG TCATTAGAGAAGAATTGTGGAGGAGAATATACAAACATAGATACCAACAATACAGGATGTACAAATGACTTTCAAAATTTCGAGCAG ATAGTAAGCAACATTAATGTGGAACATGTACTAAAGCCCTTTTGCAAAAATGATGATGATCTTCGAAGCCCATATCAAATGTCTGGTGAAAGAAGACTACTAGATGATAAACTCATCTCCTTGCAACATGAAGACAAGTGTGCT TCTGATTGGCGCAAGCATATGAGGTATTGGGCTAATGACCTTGAAGTCCAAGAAGCTCTTCATGTTCGAAAG GGAATTATAGGAAGTTGGATAAAATGTAGAAAAGATATAGGTAGAGGCTCTCATCACAACTACACATTCACGATAGATGATGTTATACCATATCATGCAAATCTAAGCACTAAAGGTTATCGGTCACTTATATACAG tGGTGATCATGATTATATGGAATCTTTTCAATCCACACAAGCATGGATAAAATCTCTAAATTACTCTATTGTTGATGATTGGCGTCAATGGAACACAAATAATCAAGTTGCTGG TTATACGAGATCTTACTCCAACAAAATGACTTATGCAACATTGAAG gGATCCGGACACACAGCTTGTACCGACAAACCAGAAGAATGTTTTGCTATGTTCAAAAGATGGATAAGTCACAATCCTCTATAA